In Parvularculales bacterium, the following are encoded in one genomic region:
- a CDS encoding efflux RND transporter periplasmic adaptor subunit yields MKRSYIAAALIALVAAGWLLSGLMTSDDDKANSSPNPQGFDVQTTPKGDKDVFLVKGRIITAQPFVSTITLQGQTEAIRKVSVRSETTGTIKTIPVAKGDFVSAGDLLCELNLEARMARLDEARALKRQRELEYNAAVSLVERGHMSPNRVAAVKAAFDGAQAAVAQHEVEVEKTKIVAPFEGIVDELPLEVRDYVQVGQPCATIVDSQPILAVAMASENEVSHIAQNSPGIAHFPDGTEATGHIRFIAVSADPATRSFRTELEIPNDNGGLRDGITVEVKIPAHDVMAHHISPSALVLNDNGQVGVRLIDGNNRVTFAPVTVLSGGNEGVWITGLPQEATLITVGQEFVVEGQNVQITLEEG; encoded by the coding sequence ATGAAACGTTCCTACATTGCCGCCGCCCTCATAGCGCTCGTTGCTGCGGGCTGGCTGTTGTCTGGCTTAATGACCTCCGACGACGATAAAGCCAACAGCAGTCCTAACCCTCAAGGGTTTGACGTTCAGACAACCCCCAAAGGGGATAAAGACGTATTTCTCGTCAAAGGGCGCATTATCACCGCCCAACCCTTTGTCAGTACCATCACACTACAGGGCCAGACGGAGGCTATTCGTAAGGTATCGGTGCGCTCAGAGACCACAGGAACCATCAAAACCATTCCCGTTGCCAAAGGAGATTTTGTCTCTGCCGGTGATTTATTGTGTGAACTAAACCTTGAAGCGCGAATGGCGCGCCTTGATGAGGCCCGTGCCCTAAAGCGTCAACGTGAGTTGGAATATAATGCAGCCGTAAGTTTGGTGGAGCGGGGGCATATGTCCCCAAACAGAGTAGCCGCAGTCAAGGCAGCCTTTGATGGTGCGCAAGCCGCCGTAGCTCAGCACGAGGTAGAAGTAGAGAAAACCAAAATTGTAGCCCCCTTTGAAGGTATTGTTGATGAACTTCCCCTTGAGGTCAGGGATTATGTCCAGGTCGGCCAGCCTTGTGCAACGATTGTTGATTCCCAACCTATACTAGCCGTAGCCATGGCTTCAGAAAACGAAGTGAGTCATATTGCGCAAAACTCGCCGGGTATAGCGCATTTTCCTGATGGCACAGAAGCCACAGGGCATATCCGTTTTATTGCTGTATCTGCCGATCCGGCCACCCGGTCATTTCGTACAGAACTGGAAATACCCAACGACAATGGCGGTTTGCGAGATGGCATCACGGTTGAGGTCAAGATCCCCGCCCATGATGTTATGGCCCATCATATATCGCCTTCTGCTCTGGTATTAAACGATAATGGACAAGTCGGTGTTCGTCTCATTGACGGCAATAACCGCGTAACTTTTGCGCCTGTTACTGTGCTCTCAGGCGGTAACGAGGGGGTATGGATTACCGGCCTCCCTCAAGAAGCCACCCTCATTACAGTCGGTCAGGAGTTTGTCGTTGAAGGACAAAACGTACAGATTACCCTTGAAGAGGGATAA
- a CDS encoding sodium-dependent transporter, with protein sequence MAIPIEREQWQSRLGFMLAASGSAVGLGNIWRFPWLTGENGGGTFLFTYLILIFTIGLSVLMAEFALGRASQRDVVGAYETIGSKKWSWVGYVSVLTGLLIMSFYCVVGGWTLSYAFRAGMGQLAGDDAEVLQTIFSTFTASSLEPVFWQLLFIVLTVYVVMRGISSGIERWSRILMPILLVLLVGLAIWVLFLPGAWEGVKYMFLPDFSKFTPSMLVTALSQALFSLSVGMGAMITYGSYLKQQENLPRAALAVTALDTFVALVAGLLILPAVFAFGYSLDGGPGLAFVTLPAIFSGLPGALVLSTAFFLLLAIAALTSAVSILEVAVAWVHSQVSVSRQKSALLVGVIVTIMGVPVSLSFGIWQDVTLVGLNLFELADGLSGKIMLPVGALALAIFVGWIVWPRIRDEVLQGSEGSAATVRVWGFICRYIAPPAIVVILVAGLIS encoded by the coding sequence ATGGCTATACCTATAGAGCGAGAACAATGGCAATCAAGGTTGGGCTTTATGCTGGCTGCATCGGGGTCCGCGGTAGGGCTGGGAAATATCTGGCGGTTTCCATGGCTTACGGGCGAAAATGGCGGGGGTACATTTCTTTTCACCTATTTGATTTTGATTTTTACCATAGGGTTATCAGTGCTGATGGCGGAGTTTGCTTTAGGGCGGGCTTCTCAGCGTGATGTCGTGGGGGCTTATGAGACCATAGGGAGCAAAAAATGGTCTTGGGTGGGCTATGTTTCCGTCCTGACCGGCCTCTTGATTATGTCTTTTTACTGTGTCGTCGGTGGGTGGACATTATCCTACGCCTTTCGGGCAGGAATGGGTCAACTGGCGGGTGATGATGCTGAGGTTCTTCAGACTATATTTAGCACTTTTACTGCCTCATCCTTAGAGCCGGTTTTTTGGCAGCTATTGTTTATTGTCCTGACAGTCTATGTGGTCATGCGCGGCATAAGTAGTGGTATTGAACGGTGGTCGCGGATTTTGATGCCTATATTGTTGGTGTTACTGGTAGGGCTGGCTATTTGGGTTTTGTTCTTGCCGGGCGCTTGGGAGGGTGTTAAGTACATGTTTTTGCCTGATTTTTCAAAATTCACACCAAGTATGCTCGTGACAGCCCTTTCACAAGCGCTGTTCTCGTTATCTGTTGGCATGGGAGCTATGATTACTTATGGCTCATACTTAAAGCAGCAAGAAAATTTACCTCGGGCAGCCCTTGCTGTAACAGCGTTGGATACATTTGTTGCCCTTGTGGCTGGTCTGCTTATCCTGCCGGCGGTCTTTGCTTTCGGGTACAGTCTCGATGGTGGTCCCGGCCTTGCCTTTGTAACCTTGCCCGCGATCTTTTCCGGGTTGCCTGGTGCATTGGTACTATCCACGGCATTCTTCTTGTTGCTTGCCATTGCGGCGTTGACATCAGCGGTCTCTATATTGGAGGTGGCCGTCGCGTGGGTTCATAGTCAGGTTAGTGTGTCACGCCAAAAATCGGCTTTGTTGGTTGGGGTGATTGTGACGATTATGGGTGTTCCTGTCTCACTGTCGTTCGGCATATGGCAGGATGTCACCTTGGTCGGGCTGAACTTGTTTGAACTGGCTGATGGACTGAGTGGCAAAATCATGTTGCCTGTAGGTGCTCTTGCGCTAGCTATCTTTGTGGGTTGGATCGTCTGGCCTAGGATACGCGACGAGGTTCTTCAGGGAAGTGAGGGTTCTGCCGCTACGGTCAGGGTGTGGGGTTTTATCTGTCGATATATTGCTCCACCGGCCATTGTTGTTATTTTGGTGGCAGGGCTTATTTCCTGA
- a CDS encoding TRAP transporter large permease yields MTPVEIDNNLIGLIGVGCLIVCVLLGVRIYIAASFVGLCGLIIILGWDAGAGLAGTIPHSKSVTYSLSVLPMFILIGYLAFHAGITAKLFDATRKWFGWLPGGLAIASVFATAGFAAVSGASTATAAVFSRAAIPEMLNAGYSKQLAAGVVAAGGTLASLIPPSAILVIYAIVVEQSVGKLLLAGFIPGLISALIYVIIILLWVRWYPTIAPKIPNVTWRERFRALPGALPTLTVVVIIFSSIYLGWATPTEAGALGAAIVFLIALINKTSAHSFQNAMLESAKLTAMIFALIWGILIFVRFLGFTEIPAQFTEWVVSLPYPPVVIMICILASYVILGMFMDAIGMLLLTLPVVYPAVIALGYDPIWFGIVVVKMAEVCLVTPPIGLNCFVVAGIRKDIPISTVFRGVLPFVVADILTVTVFLIWPETITWLPETLTR; encoded by the coding sequence ATGACCCCCGTGGAGATTGATAATAACCTTATCGGCTTAATTGGTGTTGGCTGTCTCATCGTTTGCGTTCTACTGGGAGTTCGGATTTATATCGCTGCCAGTTTTGTTGGTTTGTGTGGACTTATCATTATCCTCGGATGGGATGCAGGGGCAGGACTTGCCGGTACCATCCCCCATTCAAAGTCGGTAACCTACAGTCTGTCAGTCCTGCCCATGTTCATTCTCATCGGCTACTTAGCCTTTCATGCAGGTATTACAGCCAAACTTTTTGATGCCACCCGTAAATGGTTTGGTTGGCTACCAGGCGGGTTGGCTATCGCTTCCGTTTTTGCAACGGCGGGATTTGCCGCCGTATCGGGTGCCTCTACCGCAACGGCCGCCGTCTTCAGTCGTGCTGCCATCCCTGAAATGCTGAATGCAGGTTATTCAAAACAACTAGCTGCCGGTGTTGTCGCCGCCGGGGGAACTCTAGCGAGCCTTATTCCTCCAAGTGCTATCCTCGTCATTTACGCTATCGTTGTAGAACAATCCGTTGGCAAACTTTTGTTAGCCGGATTTATTCCCGGTCTTATTTCGGCACTCATTTATGTAATTATCATTCTCCTTTGGGTGCGATGGTATCCTACCATTGCCCCCAAAATCCCAAACGTTACATGGCGTGAACGCTTCCGTGCTCTACCGGGTGCTCTGCCTACTCTTACGGTAGTTGTCATCATTTTTTCCTCCATTTATCTGGGCTGGGCAACACCCACCGAGGCCGGTGCCCTAGGCGCTGCCATCGTCTTTCTCATAGCTCTTATCAACAAAACATCAGCGCACAGTTTCCAAAATGCCATGCTGGAAAGCGCCAAACTAACCGCTATGATATTCGCCCTCATCTGGGGCATCCTTATTTTTGTGCGTTTTTTAGGATTTACAGAGATTCCTGCACAATTTACCGAATGGGTCGTTTCTCTGCCCTACCCACCTGTGGTTATTATGATCTGTATCCTAGCGAGCTATGTCATATTAGGCATGTTTATGGATGCCATCGGCATGCTTTTGCTCACCCTTCCCGTGGTTTATCCCGCTGTTATAGCCCTTGGATACGACCCCATCTGGTTTGGTATTGTGGTCGTCAAAATGGCAGAAGTCTGTTTGGTAACACCACCCATTGGATTAAACTGCTTTGTTGTTGCAGGTATACGCAAAGACATTCCCATATCAACCGTTTTCCGTGGTGTACTCCCCTTTGTAGTCGCTGACATCCTGACGGTAACCGTCTTCTTAATCTGGCCCGAGACGATTACCTGGCTACCCGAAACCCTGACCCGATAG
- a CDS encoding TRAP transporter small permease, whose amino-acid sequence MPLSYNDASSRLLKAHIGTDTIVRKIERLFAMAAAIGIFLLMSIGITQIVGRQVFNTPIFGYIDIVELLMAPFAFFAISYAERAGDHVRMTLLVNRLRGRWLYAMQLIGALIGLFVIATLIRYGFDHALRAYTSGDVTIDARYLWWPSKLVVPISLSLLWARLLVMTIGFIGLLIRPAPEPFYLSLQNLSGMHKTQNPNDEIYDPRGD is encoded by the coding sequence ATGCCCCTCTCATATAATGATGCCAGCAGTAGGCTCCTTAAGGCTCATATTGGCACAGATACTATCGTTCGTAAAATTGAACGTTTATTTGCCATGGCTGCTGCCATCGGCATCTTTTTGTTAATGTCCATCGGCATTACTCAAATCGTGGGGCGGCAGGTCTTTAACACTCCCATTTTTGGTTACATTGATATTGTGGAACTGCTAATGGCACCCTTCGCTTTTTTTGCGATTTCTTATGCGGAACGAGCCGGAGATCACGTGCGTATGACGTTGCTTGTCAACCGCCTTCGTGGGCGCTGGCTTTATGCGATGCAACTCATTGGAGCACTCATTGGCTTGTTTGTTATTGCTACTTTAATCCGCTACGGATTCGACCATGCCCTCCGTGCCTATACAAGCGGTGATGTCACCATCGACGCCAGATATCTCTGGTGGCCCTCTAAACTTGTAGTCCCCATCTCACTATCCCTTTTATGGGCGCGGCTTCTTGTAATGACGATCGGGTTTATAGGCCTGCTGATACGACCCGCTCCTGAACCATTCTACCTCTCTTTGCAGAACCTTAGTGGCATGCATAAAACCCAAAACCCCAATGACGAGATCTATGACCCCCGTGGAGATTGA
- a CDS encoding C4-dicarboxylate TRAP transporter substrate-binding protein produces the protein MYAIPRDLYRCCISVLTVIFFATVTCYSSSVWSQTVQGPVVDWNISFWGKKRAMSAGMEHVAEQIAKRTDNKFRIKIHYGEALSKSRENLDGISLGALQGAFFCNFYHPGKNPAWMILTLPFLPIDNPDISQRVREMLLDHPAFLADMERWNAIPYISSLLPTYQFMGRGAPPLSLEEWKGLRVRAGGGIGEAMKKLGATPTTIPSPEIYTSIERGTIDAASLPFTYGFKSFNVNEVSDWYTVNLSPGTAECAVVFNKDSYEALPPQYQALLNDLKREAYTIQRATYKNVDAKNLPLFEKDLTGIVYTDAQIAQFRDIAGQPIWEEWVIENNSFFDARSLLNDLLATAEEGN, from the coding sequence ATGTATGCCATCCCCCGCGATCTTTATCGTTGTTGTATTTCAGTTTTGACTGTTATTTTTTTTGCCACAGTAACCTGTTACTCTTCATCCGTATGGTCACAGACAGTGCAAGGCCCAGTCGTTGACTGGAATATCTCCTTCTGGGGCAAGAAACGCGCCATGAGCGCCGGTATGGAACATGTTGCCGAACAAATAGCCAAACGCACCGATAATAAGTTCCGCATTAAAATTCATTATGGTGAGGCTCTCTCTAAGTCCCGCGAAAATCTTGATGGTATCAGCCTTGGCGCTCTTCAGGGAGCATTTTTCTGCAACTTCTATCACCCGGGAAAAAACCCCGCATGGATGATCCTCACCCTTCCCTTTCTTCCTATTGATAACCCCGATATCTCGCAAAGAGTCCGAGAGATGTTACTTGATCATCCGGCATTTCTCGCTGATATGGAACGCTGGAACGCCATTCCCTATATCTCCTCGCTACTGCCAACCTATCAGTTTATGGGTCGTGGCGCACCACCTCTCTCTCTTGAAGAGTGGAAAGGCCTTCGCGTACGGGCAGGTGGCGGCATTGGAGAAGCTATGAAAAAACTGGGCGCTACCCCAACCACTATTCCATCACCGGAAATATATACATCTATTGAGAGAGGAACTATTGATGCAGCGTCTCTGCCCTTCACTTATGGTTTCAAGTCTTTCAACGTAAACGAAGTAAGTGATTGGTATACGGTCAATCTCAGCCCCGGCACCGCAGAGTGCGCTGTTGTCTTTAACAAAGACTCTTATGAAGCCCTTCCTCCGCAATATCAGGCCTTACTAAACGACCTCAAACGAGAGGCTTATACCATTCAACGCGCTACTTACAAGAATGTAGACGCAAAAAATTTACCTCTTTTTGAAAAGGACCTAACCGGCATCGTCTATACCGACGCGCAAATTGCACAGTTTAGAGATATTGCCGGACAACCCATCTGGGAAGAATGGGTTATTGAAAACAATAGCTTTTTTGATGCCCGTAGTTTGCTAAACGATCTCCTCGCCACCGCCGAAGAAGGAAACTAG
- the lnt gene encoding apolipoprotein N-acyltransferase encodes MTLSALASRIGNLRGYQVWLLAFLMGVGCVLALAPFHFLPALPVCLCVLVWLLDGCVSPTPRQTALRTLVVSWAFGAGFFLAGAGWTANAFLIDPERLWYFIFPLLFLVFVGPAFFVAACLIARLFFWQDGPGRILALASLFTLADWTRGHYLLNGLPWNLLGNTLTAVLPWAQLASLVGVYGLTFLCVLFSLTPALLADGRGASYRAGHLTRWIATPLLIALAAGAWVWGTYHIKPITPPTEDSLAIRMVQPNFAQEDRSNRDKLVDMANSLLRQSFFPDSIPSLSLGGDTKQPTPLIVIWPEVALPVFMEREPVLLDRLAKYLPEGGRLLTGSRRQKPDDTEGYAYNSLLVINDSGTSEAFYDKRYLAPMGEYIPFGELLRWLGVDALTRQGGYTGGTASPVLPLGDLPDVGVLICYEAIYSGEILPAGERPEWLLNISNDGWLGEYMGPWQHLDHAVMRAIEEGLPMVRTANTGISALIDPFGRIRAMLGINRHGNLDIRLPAPLSPTFFSRWRDIPALTISLLVLLLLAGYSKFIHPETPKKSTMFRKTVPVE; translated from the coding sequence ATGACATTATCTGCGCTTGCAAGCCGCATCGGCAACCTACGAGGCTATCAAGTCTGGCTGTTGGCCTTTCTCATGGGAGTTGGGTGTGTCCTTGCGCTTGCTCCCTTTCATTTTCTGCCCGCACTCCCTGTCTGCCTGTGTGTGCTGGTCTGGCTGCTGGACGGATGCGTATCCCCCACACCACGCCAAACGGCCCTACGCACCCTTGTCGTTTCCTGGGCTTTCGGCGCAGGTTTCTTCCTTGCCGGTGCCGGCTGGACCGCAAACGCCTTCCTCATTGATCCGGAACGACTATGGTACTTCATTTTTCCTCTGTTATTCCTAGTGTTTGTAGGGCCCGCTTTCTTCGTTGCCGCCTGTCTCATCGCCCGCCTGTTCTTCTGGCAAGACGGGCCCGGACGTATTCTCGCCTTGGCGTCTCTATTCACTCTTGCCGACTGGACGCGCGGACATTATCTCCTTAACGGACTTCCCTGGAACCTTCTGGGCAACACCCTGACCGCCGTGCTGCCATGGGCGCAACTGGCTTCCCTCGTCGGGGTCTACGGACTCACCTTTCTTTGTGTCCTGTTCTCGCTCACGCCTGCTCTGCTTGCCGATGGCCGGGGCGCATCCTATCGCGCAGGACATCTCACACGATGGATTGCCACACCCCTTTTGATAGCGCTGGCTGCCGGTGCGTGGGTGTGGGGTACGTATCATATAAAGCCCATCACTCCCCCAACAGAAGACTCTCTTGCCATTCGTATGGTACAACCCAACTTTGCCCAAGAGGACAGATCAAACCGTGACAAACTCGTTGATATGGCAAACTCCCTCTTGCGCCAGAGTTTCTTTCCCGACAGTATTCCTAGCCTCTCACTCGGTGGCGATACAAAACAACCGACGCCGCTGATTGTCATCTGGCCCGAAGTAGCCCTGCCCGTCTTCATGGAACGCGAACCGGTGTTACTTGACCGCCTCGCAAAGTATCTACCCGAAGGGGGCCGGTTGCTGACAGGTTCCAGACGGCAGAAACCCGACGACACCGAAGGGTACGCTTACAACTCTCTGCTGGTCATCAATGATAGTGGTACTTCTGAAGCCTTCTACGACAAGCGGTACCTCGCACCCATGGGCGAATATATCCCTTTCGGAGAACTGCTGCGCTGGCTTGGTGTTGACGCACTGACACGGCAAGGGGGCTATACTGGGGGAACCGCCTCGCCTGTCCTTCCACTAGGCGACCTCCCCGATGTGGGCGTTCTGATCTGCTATGAGGCCATCTATTCAGGTGAGATCCTTCCGGCAGGTGAGCGTCCCGAATGGCTCCTGAATATCTCCAATGACGGATGGCTCGGTGAGTACATGGGTCCCTGGCAGCATCTTGACCACGCCGTCATGCGCGCCATTGAGGAAGGACTCCCTATGGTCCGCACAGCCAACACCGGCATCTCCGCTCTTATTGACCCCTTTGGGCGCATCCGCGCCATGCTGGGAATCAATCGGCACGGCAACCTTGATATTCGCCTGCCCGCACCCCTGTCACCGACGTTCTTCTCACGCTGGAGAGATATCCCCGCACTCACCATAAGCCTGTTGGTGTTACTTCTTTTGGCAGGATACTCGAAATTCATCCATCCAGAAACACCCAAAAAATCAACCATGTTTCGCAAAACCGTTCCGGTTGAATGA
- a CDS encoding heterodisulfide reductase-related iron-sulfur binding cluster, translating into MNADLEYAEKLTPMDIHHKAAHCSVSYHVPCTLQHSQKAGDIPGTRLEKPGFNVHYPKESALCCGSAGVYNLLQPTLAHQLSKRKAATLKAPSSHVIATGNIGCIVQIAGHTPRPIVHSVELLDWATGSPAPATLIGEKST; encoded by the coding sequence ATGAATGCTGACCTGGAGTATGCGGAAAAATTGACCCCTATGGACATCCATCACAAGGCGGCACACTGTTCAGTGTCATATCATGTTCCATGCACCCTACAGCACAGCCAAAAAGCAGGCGATATTCCCGGCACCCGGCTAGAGAAACCTGGATTTAACGTCCACTACCCTAAAGAGAGCGCCTTATGTTGTGGATCAGCGGGTGTTTACAATCTGCTGCAACCTACGCTGGCTCATCAACTGAGCAAGCGCAAGGCTGCGACCTTAAAAGCACCTAGTAGCCATGTAATTGCCACCGGTAATATTGGGTGTATAGTTCAAATTGCCGGACATACTCCAAGACCGATTGTTCATAGTGTAGAACTTTTGGATTGGGCAACCGGTAGCCCTGCACCGGCAACCCTCATAGGAGAAAAGAGCACATGA
- a CDS encoding RlmE family RNA methyltransferase, whose product MAHRTHGRGGRPLSTRVRTARGRSLSSTRWLQRQLNDPYVEAARREGYRSRAAWKLLEMDNRHHFLKPGGRVVDLGAAPGGWCQVAARRVRAVEGMGKVIGVDLLPIDSIAGCLLAQIDFLEPESEEIIREMADGPVDVVLSDMAASATGHRPTDRIRVMALAEAAADFAGMILALNGAFCAKVLQGGAESHLLRTLKREFTKVSHVKPRASRPESTELYVLAQGFRGKRVS is encoded by the coding sequence ATGGCGCATCGTACTCATGGTCGGGGTGGACGCCCTTTGTCAACGCGGGTGCGTACGGCACGAGGGCGGAGCCTCTCTTCTACTCGTTGGCTGCAAAGACAGTTAAACGATCCTTATGTTGAGGCTGCACGGCGGGAGGGATACCGCAGTCGTGCGGCTTGGAAATTACTGGAGATGGATAATCGCCACCATTTTCTTAAGCCTGGCGGACGGGTGGTGGATTTAGGGGCAGCTCCCGGGGGGTGGTGTCAGGTGGCTGCTCGGCGTGTGCGGGCCGTGGAGGGTATGGGAAAAGTTATTGGGGTTGATTTGTTGCCCATAGACTCCATTGCAGGCTGCTTATTAGCTCAGATTGATTTTCTGGAGCCTGAATCGGAAGAAATCATTCGGGAGATGGCGGATGGTCCCGTAGATGTGGTGCTCTCTGATATGGCTGCCTCGGCTACTGGTCACCGCCCGACAGACCGTATACGCGTTATGGCGTTGGCAGAGGCCGCCGCTGATTTTGCTGGAATGATTCTGGCACTAAACGGGGCGTTTTGCGCAAAAGTGTTACAGGGGGGTGCCGAAAGTCATCTTTTAAGAACCCTCAAACGGGAGTTTACAAAGGTTTCTCACGTAAAACCCCGGGCTAGCCGCCCTGAATCCACCGAGCTCTATGTGCTGGCGCAGGGGTTCAGGGGAAAGCGGGTGTCATAG
- the guaB gene encoding IMP dehydrogenase: MTRDPIASYVPNNGTVAAVDTPNNGGAIREALTFDDVILEPAASSVLPGEVNVQGRLTRELSVNIPLISAAMDTVTEAPLAIAMAQAGGLGVLHRNMSPGQQAEQVRRVKKFEGGMVVDPVTIGPNATLSDALTLMENYNISGIPVVEDGTGKLLGILTNRDVRFANNADEPVAQLMTRENLVTVREGVAEEEARRLLHKNRIEKLLVVDETYRCIGLITVTDMEKAKLYPNACKDGQGHLRVAAATTVGDEGFERTEMLIAAGVDVIVVDTAHGHSARVCEAVTRVKKLSNKTQVMAGNVATAGGAQALIDAGADAIKVGIGPGSICTTRVVAGVGVPQLTAIMDSVEVAHKTNTPVIADGGIKYSGDLAKALAAGADCAMIGSLLAGTDESPGDVLLYQGRSYKAYRGMGSLGAMARGSADRYFQEDVDDNLKLVPEGIEGRVPYKGPVSAVLHQLVGGLRAAMGYTGSSTLADFCKRSVFIRVSPAALREGHVHDVSITRESPNYHGPEHF, translated from the coding sequence ATGACACGCGATCCTATCGCCTCTTATGTGCCTAATAATGGCACGGTGGCCGCTGTTGATACGCCCAACAACGGAGGCGCAATACGTGAAGCCCTGACGTTTGACGATGTTATCTTAGAGCCTGCAGCTTCCAGCGTGTTGCCCGGTGAGGTGAATGTTCAGGGACGCCTCACGCGAGAACTCAGTGTCAATATTCCTCTTATCTCGGCGGCCATGGATACGGTAACCGAAGCGCCTCTTGCTATCGCTATGGCCCAGGCTGGAGGGTTAGGGGTATTGCACCGGAATATGTCACCGGGGCAACAGGCGGAGCAAGTGCGGCGTGTGAAAAAGTTTGAAGGCGGTATGGTCGTAGACCCTGTCACCATTGGTCCCAATGCTACCCTCTCGGATGCCTTAACCCTGATGGAGAATTATAATATATCCGGTATTCCTGTGGTAGAGGACGGCACGGGGAAATTACTCGGCATTTTGACCAATCGGGACGTGCGTTTTGCTAACAATGCTGATGAGCCGGTAGCACAACTTATGACGCGTGAAAACCTGGTAACGGTGCGTGAAGGTGTAGCCGAGGAAGAAGCCAGACGGTTATTACATAAAAATCGTATTGAAAAACTATTAGTGGTAGATGAAACCTATCGTTGCATTGGCCTGATTACGGTTACAGATATGGAAAAGGCAAAACTTTATCCAAACGCTTGCAAAGATGGTCAGGGTCACCTTCGGGTAGCAGCGGCCACAACGGTTGGGGATGAAGGATTTGAGCGCACTGAAATGCTAATAGCGGCGGGCGTTGATGTGATTGTAGTAGATACCGCTCATGGTCATTCTGCGCGGGTGTGTGAGGCTGTAACGCGTGTCAAGAAATTATCCAACAAAACTCAGGTGATGGCGGGCAATGTTGCTACAGCAGGAGGCGCACAAGCTTTGATTGATGCCGGCGCAGATGCCATTAAAGTTGGCATTGGCCCGGGGTCTATCTGCACCACTCGGGTGGTGGCTGGAGTCGGCGTACCGCAACTCACCGCCATTATGGATAGTGTTGAGGTGGCCCACAAAACCAACACGCCTGTTATCGCTGATGGAGGTATAAAATATTCCGGCGATCTTGCTAAAGCGCTGGCTGCAGGTGCTGACTGTGCCATGATAGGCTCTTTGCTTGCGGGCACGGATGAAAGTCCGGGGGATGTTTTGCTTTATCAGGGACGCAGCTATAAAGCCTATCGGGGCATGGGGTCGCTGGGTGCTATGGCGCGTGGTTCGGCTGATCGCTACTTTCAAGAAGATGTTGATGATAATCTTAAACTGGTGCCGGAAGGTATTGAGGGACGTGTTCCCTATAAAGGTCCGGTGAGTGCGGTTTTGCATCAGTTGGTCGGTGGGCTTCGGGCCGCTATGGGCTATACAGGAAGTTCAACGCTGGCAGATTTTTGCAAACGTTCCGTTTTTATCAGGGTATCACCGGCTGCCTTGCGGGAGGGTCATGTCCACGATGTTAGTATTACGCGGGAATCCCCCAATTACCATGGGCCGGAGCACTTTTAG
- a CDS encoding tetratricopeptide repeat protein yields the protein MKSIPSLVYLGVALIVADVGGGNVWANALSDSLLSQGRAALESKNFDTANFLMEQAIVADPSNASAYLWLGRLSQEQEDIPRARKYYDTSLGIDPISQDALLWGGEMDLADDASEEAEEKLKRLQVLCGECSAYQALNDMIVAYSIEEAAKAGEDISPDKE from the coding sequence GTGAAAAGCATACCATCCCTTGTTTATCTGGGTGTTGCGCTGATTGTGGCAGACGTGGGTGGCGGAAACGTTTGGGCTAATGCTTTGTCTGACTCTCTTTTATCTCAAGGCCGTGCGGCATTAGAGAGCAAAAACTTTGACACTGCTAACTTTCTTATGGAACAAGCTATCGTAGCAGATCCCTCTAACGCTTCGGCCTATCTATGGTTGGGGCGGCTTAGTCAGGAACAGGAAGATATACCACGTGCTCGTAAATATTACGACACAAGTTTGGGCATTGACCCGATCTCTCAGGATGCTTTGCTGTGGGGAGGGGAGATGGATTTAGCCGACGATGCTTCTGAAGAGGCAGAGGAAAAACTAAAGCGCTTGCAGGTTCTGTGTGGTGAGTGTTCTGCTTATCAGGCTTTGAATGATATGATTGTGGCTTATAGCATTGAGGAGGCTGCTAAGGCGGGCGAAGATATCAGTCCGGATAAGGAATAA